One window of Campylobacter avium LMG 24591 genomic DNA carries:
- a CDS encoding Panacea domain-containing protein: MSKAFLVINYIISAFQAEPKKLSKVKLAKILWFADKEYMYKYAKHLSTLEYIKLPQGPVPKNYDKLLKELENKGIIHSFSFLSYGKKQICFHSLKEPCLDEFKPQEISILDKVIHTFYNQKSSTLSKKTHDELWDKLEIGDVMPVESVFWQDIQSPSAEDIKQALKELENKGLLASK; the protein is encoded by the coding sequence ATGTCTAAGGCTTTTTTAGTTATAAATTATATCATCTCTGCCTTTCAAGCTGAACCTAAAAAGCTAAGCAAGGTAAAACTAGCAAAGATTTTATGGTTTGCTGACAAAGAATACATGTATAAGTATGCTAAACACCTTAGCACCTTAGAATACATAAAACTCCCACAAGGTCCTGTGCCAAAAAACTATGATAAACTTTTAAAAGAGCTTGAAAATAAAGGCATTATACATTCTTTTTCCTTTCTTTCTTATGGTAAAAAACAAATATGCTTTCATTCTTTAAAAGAGCCTTGCTTAGATGAGTTTAAACCACAAGAGATAAGCATCTTAGACAAGGTAATACATACTTTTTATAATCAAAAATCAAGCACCTTGTCTAAAAAAACGCACGATGAGTTATGGGATAAATTAGAAATAGGCGATGTTATGCCTGTTGAGTCTGTGTTTTGGCAAGATATACAAAGCCCTAGTGCTGAGGATATAAAACAAGCCTTAAAAGAGCTAGAAAATAAGGGCTTACTTGCAAGTAAATAG
- a CDS encoding ImmA/IrrE family metallo-endopeptidase: MNEAKIIAKADEARKLTNQLFPIDPILIAKAMGLKVFTASLPRDVSGEIFYKEKKIFIEQTDYITRQVFSVAHELGHYILHNDGTSHISKRDTTSSQGIDIKEIEANFFAANLLMPQDEVLRLTGLKFTLDSMASYFNVSPLAMQYRLEKLGISAYV; this comes from the coding sequence ATGAATGAGGCAAAAATTATAGCAAAGGCAGATGAGGCAAGAAAGCTTACAAATCAGCTTTTCCCTATTGACCCTATACTTATTGCTAAAGCTATGGGATTAAAGGTTTTTACGGCTTCTTTGCCTAGAGATGTAAGCGGAGAGATATTTTACAAAGAAAAAAAGATTTTTATAGAGCAAACAGACTACATCACAAGACAGGTTTTTTCTGTAGCACACGAACTAGGGCATTACATACTTCATAATGACGGCACAAGCCATATAAGCAAAAGAGATACTACAAGCTCCCAAGGCATAGATATAAAAGAAATAGAGGCAAATTTTTTCGCCGCAAATCTCTTAATGCCACAAGATGAAGTTTTAAGGCTCACAGGCTTAAAATTTACCTTAGATTCTATGGCTAGTTATTTTAATGTATCACCACTTGCTATGCAATACCGCTTAGAAAAATTAGGAATATCAGCTTATGTCTAA
- a CDS encoding DUF4043 family protein has product MYAELNQINIENWQSDPNVSINIGKVIELASWKKSPFEPFVGSGTDRGIRTYKVDVKAPYRPRLQAPLTGSGVRGNADFDTNLDTMEILSQTVEPDNVGNSMKSEIKQYSDIKNIDFVKQAVPSLTDWIVRKRDKYFVTALSNDVTNCVVADAGATGFKDGSNAKSVNELSRQIQKGDVLTVKALSKAIFMAKNGVKYNGKEAFPIKPMRSTRHTVGGINIENYSYVILLDSYQCNQLRNDPLWREMQKIGVRGNENNIFTGLVGIIENCPVIDMGVWTKLNVGLLNSEVSDAEYKENIIAANFSNKITPPSYYTDTQPLSMGFLIGASALLMVGSEQTKFYIDDMQDVGRKTICGVDKLFAISKARFQSPAGQRTIFDNQDFATIAIFSSKE; this is encoded by the coding sequence ATGTATGCAGAATTAAATCAAATCAATATCGAAAATTGGCAAAGTGACCCAAATGTAAGTATAAACATAGGCAAGGTTATAGAGCTTGCTTCTTGGAAAAAAAGCCCTTTTGAACCCTTTGTTGGAAGCGGAACAGATAGAGGCATAAGAACTTATAAGGTCGATGTTAAAGCACCTTACCGCCCAAGACTTCAAGCTCCTTTAACAGGAAGCGGAGTTAGAGGTAATGCTGACTTTGATACAAATTTAGACACTATGGAGATTTTAAGCCAAACCGTAGAGCCTGATAATGTAGGCAACTCGATGAAAAGCGAGATTAAACAATACTCAGACATTAAAAATATCGACTTCGTAAAACAAGCCGTGCCTAGCCTTACGGATTGGATAGTAAGAAAAAGGGATAAATACTTCGTTACAGCCTTAAGTAATGATGTAACAAATTGCGTAGTAGCTGATGCGGGTGCTACTGGCTTTAAGGACGGAAGCAATGCTAAAAGCGTAAATGAATTAAGCAGACAAATTCAAAAAGGCGATGTTTTAACGGTTAAGGCTTTAAGCAAGGCTATATTTATGGCTAAAAACGGAGTTAAATACAACGGCAAAGAAGCCTTTCCTATAAAGCCTATGCGTTCTACAAGACACACCGTAGGAGGCATTAACATAGAAAATTACTCTTATGTTATCTTGCTTGATAGCTATCAGTGCAACCAGCTAAGAAATGACCCTTTGTGGCGTGAAATGCAAAAAATCGGCGTAAGAGGTAATGAAAACAACATCTTCACAGGTCTTGTTGGAATTATAGAAAATTGCCCTGTTATTGATATGGGTGTTTGGACCAAGCTAAATGTAGGACTTTTAAATAGCGAGGTTAGCGATGCTGAGTATAAAGAAAATATCATAGCCGCTAATTTTTCTAATAAAATCACGCCTCCATCTTACTACACAGACACCCAGCCTTTAAGTATGGGCTTTTTAATCGGTGCTTCTGCTTTGCTAATGGTAGGAAGCGAGCAAACTAAATTTTATATTGATGATATGCAAGATGTTGGAAGAAAGACGATTTGTGGTGTTGATAAGCTCTTTGCTATCTCAAAGGCTAGGTTTCAAAGTCCAGCAGGACAAAGAACTATTTTTGATAACCAAGACTTTGCCACCATAGCAATCTTTTCATCTAAGGAATAA
- a CDS encoding D-Ala-D-Ala carboxypeptidase family metallohydrolase has translation MKSNPYFIIDEFKCRCGKCKLPENVPSDELIDTLCEIREHYKAPIIINSGYRCPTHNAKVGGAKSSQHTIGSAVDFIVKGVKTADVHSFVLEKYGDKPYGIAIKHNYNDAYKGFVHLDTRGKKARWTYN, from the coding sequence ATGAAATCAAACCCATATTTTATAATCGATGAATTTAAGTGCAGGTGTGGCAAGTGTAAATTACCTGAAAATGTGCCAAGTGATGAGCTTATCGACACTTTATGCGAGATAAGAGAGCATTATAAGGCTCCTATTATCATAAACTCGGGCTATCGTTGCCCTACGCACAATGCAAAGGTAGGCGGTGCGAAATCCTCACAGCACACTATAGGTTCTGCGGTGGATTTTATCGTTAAGGGCGTTAAGACTGCTGATGTGCATAGCTTCGTCTTGGAAAAATACGGCGATAAGCCTTACGGAATAGCCATAAAGCATAATTACAACGACGCTTACAAAGGCTTTGTGCATTTAGACACAAGAGGCAAAAAGGCTAGATGGACTTATAATTAA
- the dnaG gene encoding DNA primase, translating into MISNIDEIKAKADILSVVEHFLPLQKANGLFKCCCPFHEEKTPSFTLNTRHNYFYCFGCNEKGDVFSFVQKYKHLDFTEAVKEVARICNIELKEAGQALKRADYTELLENINSFLKSSLKEDEKALDELYKRGLEAEDINKFDIGFFKDLPALMKLLSKEDLKRACELGFISFNAKNNSYYSMFINRFTFALRDNAYKIIGFSSRKTSFLKCLNEEAKYYNSKESFLFKKSEFLYNLVNARQSILKEKEVIILEGFFDVFCARKYALSNCVATCGTALSLAHLSQLKKLSDDLTYILFFDKDNAGENANLKALKLFFKEGIFKLKVRVLKTRCKDLGDLLLKKEVNAENLKEYFHDYTGLEYYIKLNLLRANKDSHKENELFKEIKELVNSQNFFLRSELVKEAARHFKCEERLFNLNESLNKAKPVLSLEKSILKAVASDEKSLFLAKNYLHKSDFKECGADFDAFVNENVLSESLKMILLDENILKPDEKLFKECLKGLKKLSLEADLKKAKLSANLNLIVELKERMKGLA; encoded by the coding sequence ATGATTTCTAACATAGATGAGATAAAGGCAAAGGCTGATATTTTAAGCGTGGTGGAGCATTTTTTGCCCTTGCAAAAGGCAAACGGACTTTTTAAGTGTTGTTGTCCTTTTCACGAGGAAAAAACGCCCTCATTTACTCTAAATACAAGGCATAACTACTTTTATTGCTTTGGTTGCAATGAAAAAGGCGATGTCTTTTCTTTCGTGCAAAAATACAAGCACCTAGACTTCACAGAAGCTGTAAAAGAGGTCGCTAGGATTTGTAATATCGAGCTAAAAGAAGCAGGACAAGCTTTAAAAAGAGCTGATTACACAGAGCTTTTGGAAAATATCAACTCCTTTTTAAAAAGCTCTTTAAAAGAGGATGAAAAGGCACTTGATGAGCTTTATAAAAGAGGCTTAGAAGCTGAGGATATAAACAAATTTGACATAGGATTTTTTAAGGATTTGCCAGCTTTGATGAAGCTTTTAAGCAAGGAGGATTTAAAAAGAGCCTGTGAGCTTGGTTTCATCTCTTTTAATGCCAAAAACAACAGCTATTACTCAATGTTTATAAACCGCTTTACCTTTGCCTTAAGGGATAATGCTTATAAAATCATAGGCTTTTCATCACGCAAAACAAGCTTTTTAAAATGCCTAAACGAGGAGGCTAAGTACTACAACTCAAAGGAAAGCTTTTTGTTTAAAAAAAGCGAGTTTTTGTATAATCTCGTAAATGCCCGCCAAAGTATCTTAAAAGAAAAAGAAGTCATCATTTTAGAGGGCTTTTTTGATGTTTTTTGTGCTAGAAAATACGCACTTTCAAACTGCGTAGCAACTTGTGGCACGGCACTCAGCTTAGCTCATTTATCCCAGCTTAAAAAGCTAAGCGATGATTTAACTTATATCCTGTTTTTTGACAAGGATAATGCCGGAGAAAATGCAAATTTAAAGGCTTTAAAACTCTTTTTTAAGGAGGGCATTTTTAAGCTAAAGGTTAGAGTTTTAAAGACCAGGTGTAAGGATTTGGGCGATTTGCTCTTAAAAAAGGAAGTAAATGCTGAGAATTTAAAGGAGTATTTTCACGATTACACAGGGCTTGAGTATTACATAAAGCTAAATTTATTAAGAGCGAACAAGGACAGCCACAAAGAAAACGAGCTTTTTAAGGAGATAAAAGAGCTTGTAAATTCGCAAAATTTCTTTTTAAGGAGCGAGCTTGTAAAGGAAGCTGCAAGGCATTTTAAGTGCGAGGAAAGGCTTTTTAACCTAAATGAGAGCTTAAACAAGGCAAAGCCTGTTTTATCTTTAGAAAAAAGCATTTTAAAGGCTGTTGCAAGTGATGAAAAGAGCCTTTTTTTAGCTAAGAATTATCTGCATAAAAGCGATTTTAAGGAATGCGGTGCTGATTTTGATGCCTTTGTAAATGAAAATGTCTTAAGTGAAAGCTTAAAGATGATTTTGCTTGATGAAAATATCTTAAAACCTGATGAAAAGCTTTTTAAAGAGTGCCTAAAAGGACTTAAAAAGCTATCTTTAGAGGCTGATTTAAAAAAGGCTAAGCTAAGTGCAAATTTAAATTTGATAGTGGAGCTAAAAGAAAGGATGAAAGGCCTTGCCTAA
- a CDS encoding ATPase domain-containing protein, which translates to MLEQEILKSFIAYPHLIDDFLEKAPLKCFSKEAQPYLKIILDLKDKNLLNLSVFMQSVDKNQQKSEYFLGLLSADESPLFVQYASYLLKAYKLKKQEEIANTLMQASNANTLLDLDFLSKELEVEAKDILDLNKWLEYYEKKPSMTKYSTSLAFLDNAFEGGFELAQLMLISGDEESGKTTLCVQILEELAKTTKVAFFSFEFTVEQYLRSFKELNKKTRFENFFLINDGYELFEIVDNIKKLAKQGVKFFLIDSQMRIEVDSKGKQALNMEEKESLKFSTLAKLCHALEIFVFLIVQTSKSDTTSPTGSKKGAHEASIILRIEKIKPDKNDIAQKNNDFDEFKRVLILKKNKQTGKHFKGEVAFNPQKRKFSDLGVAQKPKSYVDMKEIKSELEYLDIF; encoded by the coding sequence ATGCTGGAACAAGAGATCTTGAAATCTTTCATAGCCTATCCGCATTTAATAGATGATTTCTTAGAAAAAGCACCCTTAAAATGCTTTTCAAAAGAGGCACAGCCTTATTTAAAAATCATCTTGGATTTAAAGGATAAGAATTTATTAAATTTGTCTGTTTTTATGCAAAGTGTGGATAAAAATCAGCAAAAAAGTGAGTATTTTTTAGGACTTTTGTCTGCTGATGAGAGCCCTTTATTTGTGCAATACGCTTCTTATTTGCTAAAGGCATACAAGCTTAAAAAACAAGAGGAAATTGCAAACACCTTAATGCAGGCTAGCAACGCAAACACGCTTTTAGACTTGGACTTTTTAAGCAAGGAGCTTGAAGTTGAGGCTAAGGACATTTTGGACCTAAATAAATGGCTTGAGTATTACGAAAAAAAGCCAAGTATGACAAAGTATAGCACCTCCTTAGCCTTTTTAGATAATGCCTTTGAGGGTGGTTTTGAGTTAGCCCAGCTTATGCTTATAAGCGGCGATGAAGAAAGCGGAAAAACTACGCTTTGTGTGCAAATTTTAGAAGAATTAGCAAAGACCACAAAGGTGGCTTTCTTTTCTTTTGAATTTACTGTGGAGCAGTATTTAAGAAGCTTTAAGGAGCTAAACAAAAAAACCCGCTTTGAAAATTTCTTTTTGATAAATGATGGGTATGAACTTTTTGAAATCGTAGATAATATCAAAAAACTAGCAAAGCAAGGCGTAAAGTTTTTTTTAATCGATTCACAAATGCGTATAGAGGTAGATAGCAAGGGCAAACAAGCCTTAAATATGGAGGAAAAAGAAAGCTTGAAATTTTCAACACTTGCTAAGCTTTGCCACGCCTTAGAAATCTTTGTGTTTTTGATAGTTCAAACTAGCAAAAGCGACACTACAAGCCCAACAGGCTCTAAAAAAGGGGCTCACGAGGCAAGTATCATCCTAAGGATAGAAAAGATAAAGCCTGATAAAAACGACATCGCACAAAAAAATAATGACTTTGATGAGTTTAAAAGGGTTTTAATCTTAAAGAAAAACAAGCAAACAGGCAAGCATTTTAAGGGCGAGGTTGCTTTTAATCCACAAAAACGCAAATTTTCAGACCTAGGAGTGGCCCAAAAGCCAAAATCTTATGTTGATATGAAAGAGATTAAAAGCGAACTTGAGTATTTGGATATATTTTAG
- a CDS encoding helix-turn-helix domain-containing protein, whose product MIIKPKYNSNYSVIPNELIKCEHLSDKAFRLACYLLSLPASWEVNTAHLAKVSGGSTRSIQRALKDLIDLGFLQKIQHIDEKSGKFLRKATYVFINNEEEKESSQEIEKELKEQIDLSIKKELNLPLKDEWIAEKIEEIKALDKEDLKEIEQEQSSNLNGFESKEQKQEPKNADFKDGDKNTTSGFMSHILNKEFLQSKNSFLSAFLKKNSFAKDCYLMKTNDKSLLFLYSKKQNVKPNTFDFSGLSDFEILKLNEFFAYKQKSGKRLLALSKQKIINQCKDFKLKGQNIGLIIDRSIRNGWAGLFSLKTDLHTKKAKELSQKEILRLVLEQEPNFNFSQDYDLSKISINGKSVSYIEDKDEFKVV is encoded by the coding sequence ATGATAATCAAACCAAAATATAACAGCAATTATTCAGTTATACCAAATGAGTTAATAAAATGCGAGCATTTAAGCGATAAGGCTTTCCGTTTAGCTTGTTATTTGCTTTCCTTGCCAGCTTCTTGGGAGGTAAATACCGCTCATTTAGCTAAGGTTAGCGGGGGTTCTACAAGAAGCATACAAAGAGCCTTAAAAGATCTTATAGACTTAGGTTTTTTGCAAAAAATTCAACACATCGATGAAAAAAGCGGCAAATTCTTAAGAAAGGCTACTTATGTTTTTATAAACAACGAAGAAGAAAAAGAAAGCTCACAAGAGATAGAAAAAGAGCTTAAAGAACAAATTGATTTAAGCATTAAAAAAGAGCTAAATTTGCCTTTAAAAGATGAGTGGATTGCTGAAAAGATAGAGGAGATTAAAGCCCTTGATAAAGAGGATTTAAAAGAAATTGAGCAAGAGCAAAGCTCTAATTTAAACGGCTTTGAAAGCAAGGAACAAAAGCAAGAGCCTAAAAATGCAGATTTTAAAGATGGCGACAAAAACACGACAAGCGGATTTATGTCGCACATATTAAATAAAGAATTTTTACAAAGTAAAAATTCATTCCTATCAGCTTTTTTAAAGAAAAATTCCTTTGCTAAGGACTGCTATTTGATGAAAACAAATGACAAATCCTTGCTTTTTTTATACTCTAAAAAACAAAATGTAAAGCCTAATACCTTTGATTTTAGCGGACTAAGTGATTTTGAAATTTTAAAGCTAAATGAGTTTTTTGCCTACAAGCAAAAAAGTGGCAAAAGATTACTAGCACTTTCAAAGCAAAAGATTATAAATCAGTGCAAGGACTTTAAGCTAAAAGGACAAAATATAGGGCTTATCATCGATAGAAGTATAAGAAATGGCTGGGCTGGGCTTTTTTCACTTAAGACAGATTTACACACAAAAAAGGCTAAAGAGCTTAGTCAAAAAGAGATTTTAAGGCTGGTTTTAGAACAAGAGCCAAATTTTAATTTCAGCCAAGATTATGACTTAAGCAAGATTAGCATAAATGGCAAAAGCGTTAGCTACATCGAAGACAAAGACGAGTTTAAGGTTGTTTGA
- a CDS encoding site-specific integrase, which yields MQTTQISSVNTFLRNQKIYLDIRSEGKRLRLATGLKNSALALKFVRANYELFLSNKAKAQAKYYELEDKKTMKLLKKDEPKSLNDELFIRLTNEVKNALHLKQSSKKSFTCLFKSIEGFFLSKNLKLKGFKKEHINAFYGYFKAKNNSNKHIKMKFIFLSRLLSLALEQGFISENVLAKIPKLKADESDLQKTFKELLSYEDVQILLKKAQGELKNYLFIALFTGARTGEILALQKKDIDFVNKSISITKTKHEDGRLDTPKTKSSYRKIDLLPVLENKLLRLCERLKDEDFLIKENVYKLRSDFKALLKDLNLPELRLYDTRHSFASIMLSKGEEPMWVGCKMLGHKNLNETFKTYAKYLPQEVKQRASFINEGEFDE from the coding sequence ATGCAAACAACACAAATAAGTTCGGTAAATACCTTTTTAAGAAATCAAAAAATTTACCTAGACATAAGAAGCGAGGGAAAAAGACTAAGACTAGCTACAGGGCTTAAAAACTCAGCCCTAGCCTTGAAATTTGTAAGGGCAAATTATGAGCTTTTTTTAAGTAATAAGGCTAAGGCACAGGCTAAGTATTACGAGTTAGAGGATAAAAAGACTATGAAGCTTTTAAAAAAGGATGAGCCAAAAAGCCTAAATGATGAGCTTTTTATAAGGCTTACAAATGAGGTCAAAAACGCCTTACATTTAAAGCAAAGCAGCAAAAAGAGCTTTACATGTCTTTTTAAAAGCATAGAAGGCTTTTTTCTAAGTAAAAATTTAAAGCTAAAAGGCTTTAAAAAAGAGCATATAAACGCTTTTTATGGGTATTTTAAAGCAAAAAATAACTCAAATAAACACATAAAGATGAAATTTATCTTTTTATCAAGGCTTTTAAGCTTAGCACTTGAACAAGGTTTTATAAGTGAAAATGTCCTTGCTAAAATCCCTAAGCTAAAGGCTGATGAAAGCGATTTGCAAAAGACTTTTAAAGAGCTTTTAAGCTATGAGGATGTGCAAATTTTACTTAAAAAAGCACAGGGCGAGTTAAAAAATTATCTTTTCATAGCCCTTTTTACAGGTGCTAGAACGGGCGAAATTTTAGCCTTGCAAAAAAAGGATATCGACTTTGTAAATAAAAGCATAAGCATAACCAAGACAAAGCACGAGGATGGCCGCCTTGACACTCCAAAGACTAAAAGCTCGTATAGGAAAATTGATTTATTGCCTGTGCTTGAAAATAAGCTTTTAAGACTATGTGAGAGGTTAAAAGATGAGGACTTTTTAATAAAAGAAAATGTTTATAAGCTAAGAAGCGATTTTAAAGCCTTGTTAAAGGACTTAAATTTGCCTGAGCTTCGCCTTTATGATACCAGACACAGCTTTGCAAGTATTATGCTAAGCAAGGGCGAAGAGCCTATGTGGGTTGGTTGTAAGATGTTAGGGCATAAAAACCTAAACGAAACCTTTAAAACTTACGCCAAATACCTGCCACAAGAGGTCAAACAAAGGGCAAGTTTTATAAATGAAGGAGAATTTGATGAGTGA
- a CDS encoding primosomal protein N' codes for MRYYEVAIKGMFVDTLTYESVYECESLDEVLVDIKNKKDVKAVVLKECEKPKFKTKSIKSKTGLKLSLTQFELAKFISFYYSTKLSFAMMNFECLKPYKCEKLEIKKEPQLSEAQKKALEFLEKENSSLLFADTGSGKTEIYIALAKKYIQEGKQVLILMPEIALTPQMQKRLTLYFEDKFFIWHSKISKKKKEENLKRLQNGEILLVAGARSALFLPFVNLALIVVDEEHDNSYKASNNPKFNARDLALFLGQKLDIKVVLGSATPSVTSYYKQKSFRLKGTFFKSSKEIIYDDNTLSLSSTVLRELRTSLRSNKQAIIFLPNRANFRQIFCPSCANTIKCPFCSIALSLHKDKNALKCHYCGFAKEIDKSCPTCNNPLLQAQKIGTAELCDMLEKELKDFKAVIAKFDSDEISSFTKLNKILKDFNDKKIDILVGTSMLAKGHDYHSVDLSVILGLDEYLFRPNYKALEESLSLAMQVAGRAGRAGEARVLLQSKNQDFFQKYMSDYDLFLKDELEHRKKLYPPFVRLSRILIEHKDEERAKNLCFSLASQFLKLKSLEVVGYGACAISLMNAKFRFYILLRSRSYEVLIKAANFATQYENVSSDIDPIDFS; via the coding sequence GTGAGATACTACGAAGTGGCCATTAAAGGCATGTTTGTCGATACTCTCACCTACGAAAGCGTTTATGAGTGCGAGAGCTTGGACGAGGTTTTAGTAGATATAAAAAACAAAAAAGATGTAAAAGCTGTTGTGCTTAAAGAGTGCGAAAAGCCAAAGTTCAAGACAAAAAGCATAAAGTCAAAAACAGGGCTAAAGCTTTCTTTAACGCAGTTTGAGCTGGCTAAATTTATAAGCTTTTACTACAGCACAAAGCTTTCTTTTGCCATGATGAATTTTGAGTGCCTAAAGCCTTATAAGTGCGAAAAATTAGAAATCAAAAAAGAACCCCAGCTAAGCGAAGCACAAAAAAAGGCACTTGAGTTTTTAGAAAAAGAAAACTCAAGCTTGCTTTTTGCAGACACAGGAAGCGGAAAAACCGAAATTTACATAGCTCTAGCCAAAAAATACATACAAGAAGGCAAGCAAGTGCTCATTTTAATGCCTGAAATCGCCCTAACCCCGCAAATGCAAAAAAGATTAACGCTGTATTTTGAGGATAAGTTCTTTATATGGCACTCAAAAATTAGCAAGAAAAAAAAGGAAGAGAATTTAAAAAGACTTCAAAACGGCGAAATTTTGCTCGTAGCCGGAGCAAGGTCAGCCCTTTTCCTACCCTTTGTAAATTTAGCTCTCATCGTAGTAGATGAGGAACACGACAACTCATACAAGGCTAGCAACAATCCTAAATTCAACGCAAGAGATTTAGCACTATTTTTAGGACAAAAGCTAGATATAAAAGTTGTCTTAGGCTCGGCAACTCCAAGCGTGACTAGCTATTACAAGCAAAAAAGCTTTAGGCTTAAGGGCACATTTTTCAAAAGCTCTAAAGAAATAATTTATGATGATAACACCCTAAGCCTTTCAAGCACTGTTTTAAGGGAGCTTAGAACCAGCCTTAGAAGCAACAAACAAGCCATAATCTTTCTGCCCAACCGTGCAAATTTCAGGCAAATTTTTTGCCCTAGCTGTGCAAACACCATAAAATGCCCATTTTGCAGTATAGCCCTTTCCTTGCATAAGGATAAAAATGCCCTAAAATGCCACTACTGCGGCTTTGCAAAAGAGATAGACAAAAGCTGCCCAACCTGTAATAACCCTCTTTTGCAAGCACAAAAAATCGGCACGGCCGAGCTTTGCGACATGCTAGAAAAGGAGCTAAAGGATTTTAAGGCCGTAATTGCTAAATTTGATAGCGATGAGATAAGCTCTTTTACAAAGCTAAATAAAATTTTAAAGGATTTTAACGACAAAAAAATCGACATTTTGGTGGGCACCTCAATGCTTGCTAAGGGGCATGATTATCACAGCGTTGATTTAAGCGTGATTTTGGGGCTTGATGAGTATTTATTTAGGCCAAATTACAAGGCCCTAGAAGAAAGCCTATCCCTTGCTATGCAAGTAGCTGGTAGGGCTGGTAGGGCTGGGGAAGCTAGAGTTTTACTACAAAGTAAAAATCAAGATTTTTTTCAAAAATACATGAGTGATTATGATTTATTCTTAAAAGATGAGCTAGAACACAGGAAAAAACTCTACCCACCCTTTGTGAGATTATCAAGAATTCTTATAGAGCACAAGGACGAGGAAAGGGCGAAAAATTTATGTTTTAGCTTGGCTTCGCAGTTTTTAAAGCTAAAAAGTTTAGAAGTTGTTGGGTACGGTGCTTGTGCTATATCTTTGATGAATGCTAAATTTAGATTTTATATCTTGCTTCGTTCACGCTCTTATGAAGTTTTGATAAAGGCCGCAAATTTCGCTACGCAGTATGAAAATGTAAGCTCTGATATAGACCCTATAGACTTTTCATAA
- a CDS encoding pilus assembly FimT family protein — protein sequence MKFQKAFSLLELIFVMLIIALLASIALPYFSNSKSEAMLFRLKADLASIQSALAYAQNERILKNIQQNPAVLDEALINTEKQSLFYCSNDEIKACTGTSCCSFSLLTSPIYSNKKGWMKIAHNKYRFFLSPKRYLDFEYDPKEYSFKCTSSLCKDLL from the coding sequence ATGAAATTTCAAAAGGCTTTTTCACTTTTAGAGCTCATATTTGTAATGCTTATCATCGCTCTTTTGGCCAGCATTGCACTTCCTTACTTTTCAAATAGCAAAAGCGAAGCCATGCTGTTCAGGCTAAAGGCCGATTTAGCAAGCATTCAAAGTGCTTTAGCCTACGCGCAAAATGAAAGAATTTTAAAAAATATCCAGCAAAACCCGGCCGTGCTTGATGAAGCCTTGATAAATACCGAAAAACAAAGCCTATTTTACTGCTCAAACGACGAGATAAAAGCTTGCACAGGCACTTCTTGCTGCTCATTTTCCTTGCTTACAAGCCCCATTTACTCAAACAAAAAGGGCTGGATGAAAATAGCTCATAACAAATACAGATTTTTCCTAAGCCCAAAAAGATACCTAGACTTTGAATACGACCCGAAAGAATACAGCTTTAAGTGCACAAGCTCTCTTTGCAAGGATTTGCTGTGA